GGTCCCATAACCAGCACCCCTCGCCCTTGGTGGGCACTATCGGATACCGCGTATAGGTGTGCGCGAGATAACGGCTCGCTTTCTCCATCATTTCCTGGTGCATCCCTAGCCTCCTATAATCTCGGTACCCACACCGGAATCGGTAAATACCTCGAGGAGAATCGCATGGGGCACCCTTCCGTCGACCACGTGGGTCTCCTTCACGCCGCCCTGCACCGCGTCGATGCAGCACATGACTTTCGGTATCATGCCTCCCGAGATCGTCTTATTTTCAATAAGCTGTATAACTTCCCTTTCCCTGAGGGTGGAAAAGAGGGCCCCCTCCTTGTCGAGGACTCCTTCCACATCGGTAAGGAGCACGAGTTTTTCCGCGGCCATGGCTTTGGCGATGGCCCCTGCCGCCGTATCGGCGTTGATGTTATATGAATTTCCGTCGATGCCGTCGGAGATGGGCGCGATCACGGGTATGAGCCCGTGCCTGTTTATGTCTTTGAGAATATCGACGTCGACTCCCACGATGTCACCCACAAAGCCTATTTCCTTGTTCGACACCTGCTTTGCCGTAAGCAGCCTGCCGTCCTTGCCGGAGAGGCCTATTGCCTTACCGCCGCAATCATTGATGTTTTTTACGATCTCCTTGTTCACGTGGCCAGAGAGGACCATCTCCGCGATATCGAGGGTCCGTTTGTCCGTAACCCGAAGGCCGTCCACGAACTTCGACGGGATATTAAGTTCCTTAAGGAGCCTTCCGATCTCGGGGCCGCCGCCATGGACGATGACCGGATCGATCCCTACGTACTTCAGAAGGACTATGTCCCGGGCAAACTCCTTTTTGAGGCTCTCTTCCTCCATCGCCGCGCCGCCGTATTTAATGACGAACGTGGCCCCGGCGAACCGCTTTATGTATGGCAGGGCTTCGAGTAAGGTTTCAACTTTTTCTCTCATAGTATGTACCTGCTCAAGTCTTCTTTTTCGAGGAATTCTCCGAGTTTTTCACGCACATAGGCTTTGGTGATGACAATCTTCTCCTCCTTGGTGTCGGGAGCGGAAAAGGATATATCCTCGAGGAGCTTCTCCATTACCGTATAAAGCCTTCTCGCGCCGATATTCTCGGTCATCTCGTTGATCT
The genomic region above belongs to Syntrophorhabdaceae bacterium and contains:
- the argB gene encoding acetylglutamate kinase translates to MREKVETLLEALPYIKRFAGATFVIKYGGAAMEEESLKKEFARDIVLLKYVGIDPVIVHGGGPEIGRLLKELNIPSKFVDGLRVTDKRTLDIAEMVLSGHVNKEIVKNINDCGGKAIGLSGKDGRLLTAKQVSNKEIGFVGDIVGVDVDILKDINRHGLIPVIAPISDGIDGNSYNINADTAAGAIAKAMAAEKLVLLTDVEGVLDKEGALFSTLREREVIQLIENKTISGGMIPKVMCCIDAVQGGVKETHVVDGRVPHAILLEVFTDSGVGTEIIGG